In Sporosarcina sp. PTS2304, a genomic segment contains:
- the clpP gene encoding ATP-dependent Clp endopeptidase proteolytic subunit ClpP translates to MNLIPTVIEQTNRGERAYDIYSRLLKDRIIMLGSGIDDNVANSIVAQLLFLEAEDPDKDISIYINSPGGSITAGMAIYDTMQFIKPDIQTICVGMAASMGAFLLTAGTEGKRYALPNAEVMIHQPLGGAQGQATEIEIAAKRILHLREKLNQILADRTGQPIEVIARDTDRDNFMTAERAKEYGLIDHVMSRNDIKK, encoded by the coding sequence TTGAATTTAATTCCTACAGTTATTGAACAGACAAACCGCGGTGAGCGGGCGTACGATATTTACTCTCGCCTGTTAAAAGACCGTATTATCATGCTCGGCAGTGGCATTGATGACAATGTTGCGAACTCTATCGTAGCACAACTTTTATTCTTGGAAGCAGAAGATCCAGATAAAGATATCTCCATTTATATTAACAGCCCAGGCGGAAGCATCACAGCTGGAATGGCGATCTACGATACAATGCAATTCATCAAGCCAGATATCCAAACAATTTGTGTTGGTATGGCTGCATCTATGGGAGCTTTCCTACTAACAGCAGGTACAGAAGGTAAACGTTATGCTTTGCCGAATGCTGAAGTGATGATACATCAGCCACTTGGTGGAGCTCAAGGGCAAGCTACTGAAATTGAGATTGCGGCGAAGCGTATTTTACACTTACGTGAGAAACTAAACCAAATCTTAGCTGATCGCACAGGTCAACCAATCGAAGTCATCGCACGCGATACAGACCGCGACAACTTCATGACAGCTGAACGCGCAAAAGAATATGGTTTAATCGACCACGTCATGTCACGTAACGACATAAAAAAATAA
- a CDS encoding HPr family phosphocarrier protein: MVEKTVKVGIKPGLQARQAALFVQEANKYTADIYLKKENRQVNAKSIMGIMSLAIAKGTEITLMTDGIDEDLALQNLSELVETE; encoded by the coding sequence ATGGTAGAAAAAACAGTAAAAGTAGGTATTAAACCGGGGTTACAGGCAAGACAGGCGGCTTTGTTTGTGCAAGAGGCGAATAAGTACACGGCGGATATCTATTTGAAAAAAGAAAATCGACAAGTGAACGCGAAGAGTATTATGGGTATTATGAGTTTGGCGATTGCCAAGGGAACAGAGATTACGCTGATGACTGATGGAATTGATGAGGATTTGGCTCTTCAAAATTTATCGGAGTTAGTGGAAACTGAATAA
- the whiA gene encoding DNA-binding protein WhiA, translated as MSFASKTKKELTQIEADDCCTKAEIAAFIRMNGVMSFSNKQLSLDVQTENASIARRLYSNLKKLYPYKVELLVRKKMRLKKNNVYICRIREGAKNLLEELSIMTHDFQMINTIDPQLIRDDCCARAYLRGAFLAGGSVNNPETSSYHLEVFSSYQEHSQSLVELMNRYQLNAKSIERKKGFIAYLKEAEKISDFLGIIGAHVSLMKFEDVRIMRDMRNSVNRLVNCETANLNKTIGAAQRQVENIKLIERTIGLDQLPERLQEIAQLRVEYQDVTLKELGELVTGSPVSKSGVNHRLRKIEEIAERLRGN; from the coding sequence ATGTCTTTTGCATCTAAAACCAAAAAAGAACTCACGCAGATCGAAGCGGATGACTGTTGTACGAAAGCCGAAATTGCAGCGTTTATTCGTATGAACGGTGTTATGTCTTTTTCGAATAAACAATTGAGTCTTGATGTGCAAACTGAAAATGCGTCAATTGCGAGAAGACTTTATTCTAATTTGAAAAAGTTGTATCCTTATAAAGTAGAGTTGCTTGTACGGAAAAAAATGCGGTTAAAGAAGAATAATGTCTATATTTGCAGAATACGAGAAGGTGCGAAAAACTTGTTGGAGGAACTTTCCATCATGACGCATGATTTTCAGATGATCAATACAATCGATCCACAGCTGATTCGCGACGATTGCTGTGCACGCGCTTACTTACGCGGAGCTTTCCTGGCAGGTGGTTCCGTTAATAATCCCGAGACCTCTTCTTATCATTTGGAAGTGTTCTCAAGTTATCAAGAACATAGTCAGTCGCTCGTTGAGTTGATGAATCGCTATCAACTGAATGCGAAGTCCATTGAACGGAAAAAGGGATTTATCGCGTATTTAAAAGAAGCAGAGAAAATTTCAGATTTTCTCGGAATTATCGGTGCTCATGTTTCCCTTATGAAGTTCGAAGATGTTAGAATTATGCGAGATATGCGTAACAGCGTCAATCGATTAGTGAATTGTGAAACTGCCAATTTGAATAAAACGATTGGGGCAGCGCAAAGACAAGTGGAAAATATTAAGTTGATTGAACGGACGATCGGTCTAGATCAACTACCAGAACGCCTTCAGGAAATTGCTCAATTACGTGTTGAGTATCAAGATGTTACGTTGAAGGAGCTTGGCGAGCTGGTGACAGGTTCTCCAGTTAGTAAGTCGGGAGTCAATCATCGTTTACGGAAGATTGAAGAGATTGCCGAGAGGTTACGTGGAAATTAA
- the yvcK gene encoding gluconeogenesis factor YvcK family protein, translating into MQTTDVKRIVVFGGGTGLSNILRGLKRFPVGLTAIVTVADDGGSSGRLFDQYDIPPPGDVRQVMAALSDVEPLIEKMFQYRFDGTDDLKGHSLGNLMLTALTEITGDFTRAVEQMGAVLNIKGKVLPAANQRITLHAELEDGSIITGESKIPLYGRKIRNVFITPQDVKPLPETANTIKNADLIVFGPGSLYTSTLPTILVKDIRQAVLESSAKKIYIGNLTTQRGETYRYTASEHVQALYDHAGQSFLDAVLVNDVDAFKRRYRIDGNTEPWLVENDLQQLRTLVPEVFVQEIATMMNGNIVHKTMEVADVLMNYIEKT; encoded by the coding sequence ATGCAAACCACGGATGTGAAACGTATAGTCGTATTCGGTGGCGGTACAGGGCTCTCCAATATCCTCCGTGGCCTAAAGCGTTTTCCTGTTGGCTTGACTGCAATCGTCACTGTAGCGGATGATGGTGGGAGTTCGGGTCGGTTATTTGACCAATATGATATCCCGCCACCTGGCGATGTCAGACAGGTTATGGCAGCGCTTTCAGATGTGGAGCCGTTAATTGAGAAAATGTTCCAGTATCGTTTCGATGGTACTGATGATTTGAAAGGACATTCTCTTGGAAATTTAATGCTCACCGCATTGACGGAAATTACAGGAGACTTTACTCGCGCTGTAGAACAAATGGGCGCTGTGCTCAATATTAAAGGAAAAGTATTACCTGCAGCCAATCAACGGATTACCTTGCATGCAGAACTTGAAGATGGTTCAATCATTACAGGCGAATCCAAAATTCCGCTCTATGGCAGAAAAATTCGCAACGTCTTCATTACGCCGCAAGATGTGAAACCTTTGCCGGAAACTGCCAATACGATAAAAAATGCTGATTTAATCGTTTTTGGTCCGGGAAGTCTGTATACTAGTACTTTGCCGACTATTTTGGTGAAAGATATACGGCAAGCTGTTCTTGAAAGTTCTGCAAAAAAGATTTATATAGGAAATTTAACGACGCAGCGAGGCGAAACATATCGCTATACAGCTTCTGAGCACGTCCAAGCACTGTATGACCATGCAGGCCAATCATTCCTCGACGCTGTTCTAGTAAATGATGTGGACGCATTTAAACGCAGGTACCGTATCGATGGCAATACGGAGCCGTGGTTAGTGGAAAATGATCTACAACAGTTGCGAACGCTAGTACCAGAAGTATTTGTGCAAGAGATTGCCACGATGATGAATGGAAACATTGTTCATAAAACAATGGAAGTGGCGGATGTATTAATGAATTATATAGAGAAAACGTAG
- the rapZ gene encoding RNase adapter RapZ, translating to MQQPQDSNEYEVVIITGMSGAGKTVAMQCFEDMGFYCIDNLPPELFVTFLDLMMKSDNQMRRIAAVMDTRGGSLFDSLITALEGLFKMEDVKTSLLFLDSNDETLVKRYKETRRSHPLSEGGVLLEGIRKERILLTELKGLSRSIIDTSHLKPKQLREKITSVFAEAGEPTFTLNFVSFGFKHGMPIDADVVFDVRFLPNPFYLEELRPLTGLNSEVSEYVLKWSDTKLLIEKLTDLFKFLIPQYKQEGKGQAVIAFGCTGGQHRSVTLAEYFTKVFKEEYPTQVSHRDVEKRKG from the coding sequence ATGCAGCAACCACAAGATTCGAATGAATATGAAGTTGTGATTATTACGGGAATGTCAGGTGCTGGTAAAACTGTCGCTATGCAGTGCTTTGAAGATATGGGCTTTTATTGTATCGATAACTTACCACCGGAATTATTTGTAACGTTTTTGGATTTAATGATGAAGTCAGACAATCAAATGAGACGGATCGCAGCTGTAATGGATACACGTGGCGGTAGTTTATTTGACTCGTTGATTACAGCACTTGAAGGTTTGTTTAAGATGGAAGACGTGAAAACGAGTTTGCTGTTTTTAGATTCAAATGACGAAACGCTCGTCAAGCGCTACAAAGAAACACGTCGTTCTCATCCATTATCTGAAGGTGGCGTATTGCTTGAAGGAATCCGCAAAGAGCGTATTTTACTGACAGAGTTGAAAGGTTTATCCCGCTCGATCATTGACACCTCTCACTTAAAACCAAAGCAATTACGGGAAAAGATTACAAGTGTCTTTGCAGAAGCTGGCGAACCGACATTCACACTGAACTTTGTATCGTTCGGTTTTAAACATGGCATGCCGATCGATGCAGACGTCGTGTTTGATGTCAGATTTTTACCGAATCCATTTTACCTGGAAGAATTGCGGCCACTGACTGGTTTGAATTCAGAAGTCTCTGAGTATGTGCTGAAGTGGAGCGATACAAAGTTATTGATTGAAAAACTAACGGATTTATTTAAGTTTTTAATTCCGCAGTATAAACAAGAAGGTAAAGGCCAGGCAGTCATCGCTTTTGGATGTACAGGTGGTCAACATCGTTCGGTGACGCTTGCTGAATACTTTACGAAAGTTTTCAAAGAGGAATATCCGACACAAGTATCTCATCGGGATGTCGAAAAAAGAAAGGGCTGA
- a CDS encoding 8-oxo-dGTP diphosphatase produces MQKIANLLVVKDGQVLLLKKPRRGWYVAPGGKIDEGESIYEAAVREFVEETGAQPIQPHLKGIYTMMIMDDEGQQLVNEWLLFTFVAHDYSGDVLKTTVEGELEWHPLESLHTLPMAEGDRSNLLFAVNERGTQYGTFYYTEQFRLLRESLQQSTEGE; encoded by the coding sequence ATGCAGAAAATTGCTAATTTACTCGTCGTGAAAGACGGCCAAGTACTCTTGCTGAAGAAGCCGAGACGCGGATGGTATGTGGCGCCCGGCGGCAAGATTGATGAAGGTGAATCAATATACGAAGCGGCTGTTCGTGAGTTTGTAGAAGAAACAGGAGCTCAGCCGATCCAACCGCATTTAAAAGGAATTTATACAATGATGATTATGGACGATGAAGGGCAACAATTAGTCAATGAATGGCTGCTCTTTACGTTTGTCGCTCATGATTATTCAGGCGACGTTTTGAAAACAACAGTGGAAGGTGAACTAGAATGGCATCCGTTGGAAAGTTTGCATACATTACCAATGGCAGAAGGTGACCGTTCGAATTTACTATTCGCTGTTAATGAACGAGGCACACAGTACGGCACATTTTATTACACAGAACAATTCCGCTTATTGCGTGAATCTCTACAACAATCAACGGAAGGTGAATAA
- the trxB gene encoding thioredoxin-disulfide reductase yields the protein MSADKIYDVIIVGAGPAGMTAAVYTARGNMSTLMLERGMPGGQMANTEDIENYPGFETILGPDLSTKMFEHAKRFGAEYAYGDVTKIEDGHEYKTIHVGDKSYKARAIILTTGAEYRKMGIPGEAELTGRGVSYCAVCDGAFFRDKEIVVIGGGDSAVEEGSYLTRFASKVTIIHRRDTLRAQKIVQERAFANDKIDFIWNTTVKQVNEKDGKIGSVTLVSTEDGSEREMETEGMFVYIGLDPLTEPFKDLGILDENGYIETNDIMETKIPGIYAAGDVREKLLRQVVTATGDGSIAAQAAQKYIEELMDEVETKA from the coding sequence ATGTCAGCAGATAAAATTTATGACGTAATTATTGTAGGTGCAGGTCCGGCCGGTATGACAGCAGCGGTATATACAGCACGTGGAAATATGTCCACACTCATGCTAGAAAGAGGGATGCCGGGCGGTCAGATGGCTAATACAGAAGACATTGAGAACTATCCAGGGTTCGAAACGATTCTAGGCCCGGATCTTTCCACTAAAATGTTCGAACATGCGAAGCGTTTCGGTGCAGAATATGCTTATGGCGACGTGACGAAGATTGAAGACGGACATGAGTATAAGACGATTCACGTAGGCGACAAGAGCTATAAAGCGCGTGCCATTATTTTAACGACAGGTGCAGAATACCGTAAGATGGGAATTCCAGGCGAAGCAGAGTTAACAGGCCGCGGCGTTAGTTACTGTGCAGTTTGTGATGGTGCATTCTTCCGCGATAAAGAAATCGTCGTGATCGGTGGAGGGGACTCTGCAGTTGAAGAAGGTTCTTACTTAACACGCTTTGCGAGTAAAGTAACTATCATCCACCGCCGTGATACGTTGCGTGCACAAAAAATTGTACAAGAACGTGCATTTGCGAATGACAAAATTGATTTCATCTGGAATACAACGGTCAAGCAAGTAAACGAAAAAGATGGCAAAATCGGATCAGTGACACTTGTTTCTACTGAAGACGGTTCAGAGCGCGAGATGGAAACAGAAGGAATGTTCGTATACATCGGATTGGATCCGTTAACAGAGCCGTTCAAAGATCTTGGTATTTTGGACGAGAACGGATATATTGAAACGAATGATATTATGGAAACAAAAATCCCCGGCATTTATGCGGCTGGTGATGTGCGCGAGAAGTTATTGCGTCAAGTCGTCACAGCAACAGGCGACGGCAGTATCGCAGCACAAGCGGCACAAAAATATATCGAAGAACTGATGGACGAAGTAGAAACAAAGGCATAA
- a CDS encoding lipopolysaccharide assembly protein LapB: protein MEKNQRYNKKNIISFLPDGDFYRKRAMQAMQREQFSDAEKYYKRALELNTDDALTHMEYGVFIMEVGRFEDAYELLKKADTLEPNNEETTFYLAEVHAHLGLLREAKQYAMKYIGMAPEGFFMEEAHEIAEFADQEEMFLEESEDVDGEVLIMQEKARRMMEEGNFEEAIEVLEGLLADYPKTWAIHNNLALAYFYIGKEKQAEEILYDVLREEKGNIHALCNLAVFFYYGREEENLRHMMELLSKIKPYQLEHRYKLGATFALTGRYEEAYHWLRSLQKRGFQGDVGYYFWLANAAFFTGHQKVAEQAYEKLLILDPSKEGFEPWNSLEDDVDPESFEEDVAFLIQKISSSYRSERMMGLYLLGKSSHMQEILSHPGYIHMDELSAAEQLFLAHSLEYSFIAENTLEKALARALMICDYLYDEYKPLNQRGEQLFQMWFALCENALSQDYPFTNPGALAAAVEYMFKTSRDEQVTKKAIAENYSISVSTVTKYVNELMEFLPQPTD from the coding sequence TTGGAAAAAAATCAAAGGTACAATAAAAAGAATATTATATCGTTTCTGCCTGACGGAGACTTTTACCGCAAACGTGCTATGCAGGCTATGCAGCGTGAGCAGTTTTCGGATGCGGAGAAATATTATAAGCGTGCATTGGAGTTAAACACTGATGATGCATTGACTCATATGGAGTACGGTGTCTTCATCATGGAAGTCGGTCGTTTTGAAGATGCCTATGAGCTGCTGAAAAAAGCCGATACGTTAGAGCCGAATAATGAAGAGACTACTTTTTATTTAGCAGAAGTCCATGCACATCTGGGTTTATTGCGTGAAGCAAAGCAATACGCGATGAAGTATATCGGCATGGCTCCGGAAGGCTTTTTCATGGAAGAAGCACATGAAATCGCCGAGTTCGCTGATCAAGAGGAAATGTTTCTTGAAGAAAGCGAAGATGTCGATGGTGAAGTGTTAATTATGCAGGAGAAAGCGCGCCGAATGATGGAAGAAGGAAATTTTGAAGAAGCGATTGAAGTATTGGAAGGCTTATTGGCGGATTACCCGAAAACATGGGCCATCCATAATAATTTAGCACTCGCTTATTTCTATATCGGCAAAGAAAAACAAGCGGAAGAAATTCTTTATGATGTGTTGCGTGAAGAAAAGGGAAATATTCACGCGCTATGTAATTTGGCGGTTTTCTTTTACTATGGCCGCGAAGAAGAAAATCTTCGACATATGATGGAACTTCTTTCAAAGATCAAACCTTATCAATTGGAGCACCGATATAAATTAGGTGCGACATTTGCGTTAACCGGCCGTTATGAAGAAGCCTATCATTGGCTGAGGAGTTTACAGAAACGTGGATTCCAAGGGGATGTAGGGTATTATTTTTGGCTTGCAAATGCTGCTTTTTTTACCGGGCATCAAAAAGTTGCAGAACAAGCATATGAAAAATTGCTGATTTTGGACCCTTCAAAAGAAGGTTTTGAACCTTGGAATTCATTGGAAGACGACGTAGATCCTGAGTCGTTTGAAGAAGATGTCGCATTTTTAATCCAGAAAATTTCCAGTTCCTACCGCAGTGAGCGGATGATGGGTCTGTATTTACTAGGCAAGTCCTCTCATATGCAAGAGATTCTTTCCCATCCCGGCTATATTCATATGGATGAGTTAAGTGCAGCGGAGCAATTATTTTTGGCGCACAGCCTGGAGTATTCATTCATTGCGGAAAATACGTTGGAGAAAGCGTTGGCGCGAGCACTGATGATTTGTGACTATTTGTATGATGAATATAAACCGTTGAATCAACGCGGGGAACAGTTGTTTCAAATGTGGTTCGCTTTATGTGAAAATGCATTGAGTCAAGATTATCCGTTTACTAACCCGGGTGCTCTTGCGGCAGCTGTTGAATACATGTTCAAAACATCCCGCGATGAGCAGGTGACGAAGAAAGCCATAGCGGAAAACTATAGCATCTCCGTATCTACAGTCACGAAATATGTGAATGAGTTAATGGAATTTTTACCACAACCAACGGATTGA
- a CDS encoding DapH/DapD/GlmU-related protein codes for MRRTERYPSKGDANSLWHIYRTVSIFKVAKNFLVIQIARYTPFVSWKNVLYRLFLRMKVGKNTAFALMVVPDVMFPERISVGENSIIGFNSTILAHEYLIDEYRIGDVEIGSHVLIGANTTILPGITIGDGAIVSAASLVNRDIPAGCFAGGNPVRIIYTAEEMKLRATKDSK; via the coding sequence ATGAGACGGACAGAGCGGTATCCTTCTAAAGGCGATGCGAATTCTCTTTGGCATATTTACCGTACAGTATCGATTTTCAAAGTAGCGAAAAATTTCCTTGTCATTCAAATTGCGCGATACACTCCATTTGTCTCTTGGAAAAATGTGTTGTATCGATTGTTTTTACGAATGAAAGTTGGAAAAAATACAGCTTTTGCGTTGATGGTCGTTCCGGACGTCATGTTTCCTGAGCGCATCTCTGTTGGGGAAAATTCCATTATTGGTTTTAATTCAACTATTTTAGCTCATGAATATTTGATCGATGAATACCGAATCGGGGATGTAGAAATCGGCAGTCATGTGTTGATCGGGGCGAATACGACGATTTTGCCGGGCATTACGATTGGAGATGGTGCGATTGTTTCAGCGGCTTCGCTAGTCAATCGCGACATTCCGGCCGGCTGTTTTGCGGGTGGTAATCCTGTGCGTATCATCTATACCGCTGAGGAAATGAAGTTGCGTGCAACAAAGGACAGCAAATGA
- the ppaX gene encoding pyrophosphatase PpaX produces the protein MTNQPITTLLFDFDGTLADTNELIISSFRHVLDEHFPGQFKRPDILPFIGPTLRDTFSSIAPDKTEQLIQQYREWNTANHDAVVTEFEGVTDTLHELQTRGIKMAVVSTKKRDMVERGLTLLGITSYFETVIGLDDITNPKPDPEPLLLALERLGSTPQEALMIGDNFHDILGGQNAGVRTAAVAWALKGEDYLQTFKPDFMLHHMSDLLPIVEGREL, from the coding sequence TTGACTAATCAACCGATTACTACGTTATTATTTGATTTTGATGGAACGTTAGCGGATACGAATGAATTAATCATCTCATCGTTTCGTCATGTACTCGATGAACATTTTCCGGGACAGTTCAAACGACCAGATATTTTACCGTTTATAGGACCGACATTGCGCGACACATTCTCATCGATTGCACCGGACAAGACAGAGCAGTTAATTCAGCAATACCGTGAGTGGAATACAGCCAATCATGATGCGGTGGTGACGGAATTCGAAGGAGTGACTGATACACTGCATGAGTTACAAACACGCGGGATCAAGATGGCGGTCGTTTCGACGAAGAAGCGTGATATGGTTGAAAGAGGGTTAACGCTGTTAGGCATTACAAGCTATTTTGAGACTGTTATCGGACTGGATGATATTACGAACCCAAAACCTGATCCTGAACCTTTACTGCTCGCTTTAGAGCGCTTAGGAAGCACGCCGCAGGAAGCTCTAATGATCGGGGATAACTTCCACGATATTTTAGGTGGCCAAAATGCCGGGGTTCGTACAGCAGCGGTTGCCTGGGCGTTAAAAGGAGAAGACTACTTGCAAACATTTAAGCCGGACTTTATGTTGCATCATATGTCTGATCTCTTGCCAATCGTAGAAGGAAGAGAGCTATGA
- a CDS encoding nucleoside recognition domain-containing protein — MNTMRSGLQVGLKTTWALGKIIFPITLLVTMLQFTPILPWLVEMVAPLMHIFGLRGEAAVPVVLGNALNLYAGIAGIISLELTVKEVFIIAVMISFAHNLFIETAVALKVGVKLWLVIVVRLGLAALAGILINLLWTGGSEIAQYGMTPQAQVVPEGFWQIFLLGAEKATYGVLQLALIVIPLMLFVQFIKDRNYLARFSTSISPFTKLIGVKPNASMTLVAGLLIGLAYGAGVMIQAVQEDGVSKRDITLAFIFLMACHAVIEDTLLFLPLGIPIWPLLIIRLVTAITLTVTVSMLWKRPTTKEDTVFD; from the coding sequence ATGAATACGATGCGAAGTGGTTTACAAGTAGGATTGAAAACTACGTGGGCACTTGGTAAGATCATATTCCCGATTACGCTTCTCGTTACGATGCTGCAATTTACTCCAATTCTTCCGTGGCTAGTAGAAATGGTCGCGCCGCTCATGCACATATTTGGCTTGCGCGGAGAGGCGGCTGTACCGGTCGTCCTCGGAAATGCGTTGAATTTGTATGCGGGAATTGCGGGAATTATTTCATTGGAGCTGACAGTGAAAGAAGTGTTCATCATTGCGGTGATGATCAGTTTTGCGCATAACTTATTCATCGAAACAGCCGTTGCTTTAAAAGTCGGAGTAAAATTATGGCTCGTCATAGTAGTTAGACTTGGATTGGCTGCATTGGCCGGTATACTTATTAACTTGCTATGGACGGGCGGTTCTGAAATTGCGCAATACGGGATGACTCCACAAGCACAAGTCGTTCCGGAAGGATTTTGGCAAATTTTCCTCTTGGGAGCGGAAAAAGCAACTTATGGCGTGCTGCAATTAGCGTTAATCGTCATTCCGTTAATGTTGTTCGTGCAATTCATTAAAGATCGAAATTATTTAGCTCGTTTCTCAACAAGTATTTCGCCGTTTACTAAATTAATCGGTGTGAAACCAAATGCTTCCATGACGCTCGTCGCGGGATTATTGATCGGTCTCGCTTATGGCGCGGGTGTGATGATTCAAGCCGTTCAAGAAGATGGTGTATCGAAACGGGATATTACATTGGCTTTTATTTTCCTAATGGCGTGTCACGCAGTCATAGAAGATACATTATTATTTTTACCACTGGGCATTCCGATTTGGCCATTGTTGATCATCCGGTTAGTCACAGCCATTACATTGACTGTGACGGTCAGCATGCTTTGGAAACGACCTACTACGAAGGAGGACACTGTTTTTGACTAA
- the lgt gene encoding prolipoprotein diacylglyceryl transferase, whose product MNLLLLAINPVAIRIGSADTAIEVRWYGILIALGIILGFLVVQREMLKRGMHPDFLTDMLIWAIPISIISARIYYVIFTWDFYKDHPGQIIQIWNGGIAIHGALIGAVITAVIFCKKRGVSFWKVADITAPGLLIGQIIGRWGNFMNQEAHGGPVSEAFKEQTIIPDWIMNQMTIDGITYHPTFLYESLWNVVGLILILVIRRAVKMKRGEIFLFYVIWYSIGRFFIEGMRTDSLYVIGSLRAAQLVSVTGVVIGIVILIYRRYIMKVKENYNDKTT is encoded by the coding sequence GTGAACTTATTGTTACTGGCGATTAACCCTGTCGCAATTAGAATTGGAAGTGCGGATACAGCCATCGAAGTTCGGTGGTACGGTATTCTAATCGCATTAGGAATTATTTTAGGGTTTTTAGTAGTCCAACGTGAAATGCTAAAGAGAGGCATGCACCCGGACTTTTTGACAGATATGCTCATTTGGGCGATTCCGATTTCCATCATTAGTGCACGGATTTATTATGTCATCTTCACGTGGGATTTCTATAAAGATCATCCTGGACAGATCATACAAATTTGGAATGGCGGTATCGCGATACACGGTGCGCTCATCGGTGCTGTCATTACAGCGGTCATTTTTTGTAAGAAGCGCGGTGTATCGTTTTGGAAGGTGGCAGATATTACAGCACCCGGTTTATTGATCGGTCAGATTATCGGTCGTTGGGGTAATTTTATGAACCAGGAAGCGCACGGCGGACCTGTTTCGGAAGCCTTTAAAGAACAGACGATTATTCCCGATTGGATCATGAATCAAATGACGATTGACGGTATTACCTATCATCCGACGTTTCTGTATGAGTCGTTGTGGAATGTAGTGGGATTAATTTTGATTTTGGTCATTCGACGCGCAGTCAAGATGAAGCGCGGGGAAATCTTTTTATTTTACGTCATTTGGTATTCGATCGGTCGCTTTTTCATAGAAGGCATGCGTACGGATAGTTTGTATGTAATCGGCAGTTTACGTGCGGCGCAGTTAGTGTCTGTAACGGGGGTAGTCATTGGAATTGTGATTTTGATTTATCGCAGATATATTATGAAAGTGAAAGAAAATTACAATGACAAAACAACCTAA
- the hprK gene encoding HPr(Ser) kinase/phosphatase — protein MYELTVEDIMNQFSLELIAGHDGIHREIHMSDISRPGLEMAGYFDYYPSERVQVIGRKEMSFLETLPAVTRRKRLERLCSIDTPAFIIAHGEEGPKELGQLAEEKGIPVLRTDYKTTQFSGMLTNYLVGQLAPMTTVHGVLVDVYGVGVLITGGSGVGKSETALELIKKGHRLVADDSVEIRQVSENVLIGTSPKLLKHMLEIRGVGIIDLMTLFGASSVKDDKRVLLAVDLEIWDEKKHYDRLGIDEEKIEILDSQITKLSVPVRPGRNIAVIIEVAAMDYRMKRLGHNAAEEFTKRLDQAIAENAELLEEEERD, from the coding sequence ATGTATGAATTGACAGTGGAAGATATTATGAATCAATTTTCATTGGAATTGATCGCTGGACATGACGGCATTCATCGGGAGATTCATATGAGTGATATTTCACGACCAGGATTGGAAATGGCAGGTTATTTTGACTATTATCCATCGGAACGTGTACAAGTCATCGGCCGAAAAGAAATGTCTTTTTTAGAAACATTGCCTGCGGTGACACGCAGAAAAAGATTGGAGCGTCTTTGTTCCATTGACACGCCGGCATTTATCATTGCGCATGGAGAAGAAGGTCCGAAAGAGCTTGGACAATTAGCGGAAGAGAAAGGGATCCCTGTACTGCGAACGGATTACAAGACGACACAGTTTTCAGGAATGCTGACCAATTACTTAGTCGGTCAGTTAGCACCGATGACTACAGTTCATGGTGTGTTAGTCGACGTCTACGGGGTAGGGGTCTTAATCACTGGTGGCAGCGGGGTAGGAAAAAGTGAGACTGCATTGGAACTCATTAAAAAAGGCCATAGACTGGTGGCGGATGATTCAGTCGAAATTCGTCAAGTATCTGAAAACGTCTTGATTGGTACGTCACCGAAACTTCTTAAGCATATGCTGGAAATTCGTGGGGTGGGAATCATTGATTTAATGACGTTATTTGGTGCTAGTTCTGTAAAAGACGATAAGCGGGTGTTATTAGCGGTCGATTTGGAAATTTGGGACGAGAAAAAACATTACGATCGGTTAGGGATTGATGAAGAGAAAATTGAAATATTAGATTCACAAATTACGAAACTATCAGTACCTGTTCGACCCGGGCGGAATATTGCTGTCATTATTGAAGTAGCGGCAATGGATTACCGGATGAAGCGTCTCGGCCATAATGCGGCTGAAGAATTCACGAAGCGTTTAGACCAAGCCATCGCAGAGAACGCAGAACTACTAGAAGAAGAGGAGCGCGACTAA